Proteins co-encoded in one Apteryx mantelli isolate bAptMan1 chromosome 4, bAptMan1.hap1, whole genome shotgun sequence genomic window:
- the CDCA4 gene encoding LOW QUALITY PROTEIN: cell division cycle-associated protein 4 (The sequence of the model RefSeq protein was modified relative to this genomic sequence to represent the inferred CDS: inserted 2 bases in 1 codon), giving the protein MGEEEGLHQTQLLRLSMQVETREEQGETASPVGEIQPLRRLLLCKATAPDFHQVWSLMGARSWKPQPXSDASLRCHDLWTCSPLVPECRLWDPVHMFLTPVVPQWPFYKLDTMFVRGLKRKCFDGEEDIEGTLAGIKAIPSYNLQRQSLLDMSLVKLQLCHMLVEPNLCRSVLIANTVRQIQEEMTQDGTWQMINTQSTGQTSLDRLVSTDILCRSSREQAEGKQVPGYSNFNKDFEDDQTQDSSETMSTASSVQAPRNLQSNVWEMENPQENRGNFQKSLDQIFETLENKSPNSVEDLFSEVDNSYYDLDTMLTGMMSNTKMGHCDGLETFSSPTTTTSNSNCKSDLNELDHIVEILVES; this is encoded by the exons atgggagaagaggaaggacTACATCAAACACAATTACTG AGGTTAAGCATGCAAGTAGAAACTCGGGAGGAACAAGGAGAAACTGCCTCTCCAGTAGGTGAAATACAGCCACTGAGGCGCTTGCTTCTGTGCAAAGCAACGGCTCCTGACTTCCATCAAGTATGGAGCTTAATGGGAGCCAGGAGCTGGAAGCCCCAGCC CTCAGATGCCTCTCTCCGATGCCATGACTTGTGGACCTGCTCACCCCTGGTTCCCGAGTGCCGTCTTTGGGACCCAGTCCATATGTTCCTGACCCCTGTTGTACCACAGTGGCCATTCTATAAGCTG gacACAATGTTTGTACGAGGattaaagagaaaatgttttgatGGTGAAGAAGATATTGAAGGAACTCTGGCTGGTATTAAGGCTATTCCTTCATATAATCTTCAGCGACAGTCACTTTTAGATATGTCCTTGGTTAAACTCCAGCTGTGTCACATGCTGGTTGAACCTAACCTTTGTCGTTCGGTACTTATAGCCAACACGGTACGACAGATCCAAGAGGAAATGACCCAGGATGGGACTTGGCAGATGATAAATACACAGAGTACAGGGCAGACATCCCTGGATCGTCTTGTTTCAACGGATATCCTCTGCCGTTCATCCAGGGAACAAGCTGAGGGAAAGCAGGTTCCAGGTTATAGTAATTTCAATAAAGACTTTGAGGATGACCAGACACAAGACAGTTCAGAAACCATGTCAACAGCTTCTTCAGTGCAAGCTCCAAGAAACCTGCAAAGCAATGTGTGGGAAATGGAGAATCCACAAGAAAACAGAGGAAACTTTCAAAAATCATTAGATCAAATATTTGAGACACTGGAGAATAAAAGTCCTAATTCTGTTGAAGATCTATTTTCAGAAGTTGACAATTCTTACTATGATCTTGATACAATGTTAACAGGAATGATGAGCAACACAAAAATGGGACACTGTGATGGGcttgaaacattttcttctccAACAACTACAACTTCTAACTCTAATTGTAAATCTGATCTTAATGAGCTTGATCATATTGTGGAAATCCTTGTTGAATCTTGA